One genomic window of Glycine max cultivar Williams 82 chromosome 16, Glycine_max_v4.0, whole genome shotgun sequence includes the following:
- the LOC100791198 gene encoding LOW QUALITY PROTEIN: silicon efflux transporter LSI2-like (The sequence of the model RefSeq protein was modified relative to this genomic sequence to represent the inferred CDS: deleted 2 bases in 1 codon) — protein sequence MALAPVPKLVLGSVAFAIFWVLAVFPAVPFLPIGRTAGSLLGAMLMVIFRVISPDQAYEAIDLPILGLLFGTMVVSVYLERADMFKYIGKLLSWKSRGAKDLLCRICVISAVSSALFTNDTACVVLTEFILKIAKQHNLPPHPLLLALATSSNIGSAATPIGNPQNLVIAVQGRISFGQFLIGILPAMLVGVVVNALILMAMYWKVLSIQRTRIQCRYAAAESNPTVSQHMSHFNSYLNARIDSFNIPNSPQVQTLRNRSAAIDGEIDRVLSNTLDSTRNSNASKEETNGMPPLTKEEINGSPSKDDGIVDKPVEAHVLLTLEEKDYTSVRWKYILWKSCVYIITLGMLIAMLLGLNMSWTAISAALALVVLDFKDARPSLEKVSYSLLIFFCGMFITVDGFNRTGIPGALWDVMEPYSRVNQASGVAILALVILILSNVASNVPTVLLLGGPVAASAAAISQADEKKAWLILAWASTVAGNLSLLGSAANLIVCEQARRAPNIAYTLTFWSHLKFGLPSTLIITAIGLTLIR from the exons ATGGCATTAGCACCGGTTCCAAAACTTGTCCTTGGTTCAGTTGCCTTTGCAATCTTCTGGGTGTTGGCAGTTTTCCCTGCTGTGCCTTTTCTTCCCATTGGGAGAACTGCAGGGTCCCTGCTAGGTGCAATGCTTATGGTCATATTCCGAGTTATTAGTCCAGATCAAGCATATGAAGCAATTGATCTTCCCATTCTTGGTCTTCTTTTTGGCACAATGGTTGTCAGTGTTTACCTTGAAAGAGCTGACATGTTCAAATACATTGGGAAATTGCTCTCTTGGAAAAGTAGAGGAGCAAAAGACTTGCTTTGCAGAATCTGTGTGATTTCTGCTGTCTCGAGTGCACTCTTCACTAACGATACCGCTTGTGTTGTTTTGACAGAATTCATATTGAAAATTGCAAAGCAGCATAACCTCCCACCCCATCCTTTACTACTTGCACTTGCTACAAGTTCCAATATTGGGTCTGCTGCAACTCCAATTGGTAACCCCCAAAATCTGGTTATAGCTGTTCAGGGTAGAATATCATTTGGACAGTTTCTAATTGGTATTCTTCCAGCTATGCTTGTTGGGGTTGTAGTGAATGCTTTAATTCTTATGGCTATGTATTGGAAGGTGTTGTCTATTCAGAGGACG AGGATCCAGTGCAGATATGCAGCAGCGGAGAGTAATCCCACAGTTTCTCAGCACATGTCTCATTTCAACTCCTATCTCAATGCCCGCATAGACAGTTTTAATATTCCAAATTCCCCTCAAGTTCAGACTCTAAGAAACCGGTCAGCGGCAATTGATGGTGAAATTGACAGGGTTCTTAGTAACACATTAGATTCCACAAGAAACTCAAATGCATCAAAGGAGGAGACAAATGGTATGCCTCCTTTAACAAAGGAGGAAATAAATGGCAGTCCTTCAAAAGATGATGGAATAGTAGATAAACCAGTAGAAGCACATGTCTTGCTTACTTTAGAAGAAAAGGACTATACAAGTGTTAGATGGAAATATATACTGTGGAAATCCTGCGTATACATAATCACATTAGGAATGTTGATTGCAATGCTTCTAGGTTTGAATATGTCATGGACTGCTATTTCAGCTGCACTAGCTTTGGTAGTTCTTGATTTCAAAGATGCTAGGCCAAGCTTAGAGAAG GTTTCCTATTCACTCTTGATATTCTTTTGTGGAATGTTCATCACAGTAGATGGCTTCAACAGAACTGGGATTCCAGGTGCTCTTTGGGATGTCATGGAGCCTTATTCTCGAGTAAATCAAGCTAGTGGAGTAGCAATACTTGCTCTAGTTATATTAATCCTATCAAATGTGGCTTCAAACGTACCAACTG TTCTATTGCTTGGAGGACCAGTTGCAGCCTCAGCTGCTGCAATTTCCCAAGCGGATGAGAAGAAAGCATGGCTCATCTTGGCTTGGGCCAGCACAGTTGCAGGGAACCTTTCACTATTGGGATCAGCTGCTAACTTGATAGTGTGTGAACAAGCTCGCCGAGCCCCCAACATTGCATACACATTAACCTTCTGGAGCCATCTGAAATTTGGTCTTCCTTCCACCCTTATAATCACTGCTATTGGTTTGACACTCATAAGATGA